ATCTGATCCAGCACTCTTGTCACCCTCTGCGAAGGCAGGCTCGTGTCCACCTCGATCGCCAGAGCCTCACGGTTAAAGTCGTCCACTACGTTAAAGGTCCGGAACCGTCGTCCGTCCCACAGTGCGTCGCTCATGAAATCGGCCGACCAGCAATGGTTCGCGGCCTGCGGTACGCTTAGCGGGTCGGGATTCCGGGCCGGCAATCTCCGTTTGTGCTTTCGACGCTTATTCAGCTTCATTTCGCAATAAACACGGTATACACGCTTGTGATTCCAACCTTTCCCCTCTCGCCGCAGCATCGCGAAGAACTTCCCGAATCCCATCTCAGGATGCAATCCCGCAAGTCTCGCCAGAGCCTCTTCGATCTCCGTATCCTTATTTGCCCGTACCTTGCGATAGTGAAACACGGTCCTCGACAGTTTCATCAACGAACATGCCCGCCTCTCGCTTATCAGGTGCTTCGCCCTGATGTGCGTCACCACGATCCGTTTCTCTACCGCTCCCAGGGCTTTTTTTCGATCACGTCCTTTAACACTCGGCAATCAAGTGCAAGCTCCGCATACATCCGCTTTAATTGCCGGTTCTCTTCCTCAAGCTCCCGCATCCGCCGGATGTCAGATGCCTCCATCCCTCCGAACTTCGACTTCCACTTGAAATACGTCGCCGTCGATATCCCCGCTTCCCGGCATACCTCCGCCACCGTCCGTCCACCTTCTACCTGCTTCAGGATCCCTATTACCTGCGTCTCACTGAACTTCGATCTCGTCATTTCCCAGTCCTCCTCCTACTTCCTATTCTGACCGGAAACTATATTTCTGTCTGATACTATTTTATGGGAGGTTTACACCAGAAGTTGTAAGCCGGGCGACCGGTTTACCATGGAAGTGAGGTCACCCGAACAGTATAGAGGTGCAATACTTGAGGGAACTGTGACCGGTGCGGATAGTTCGGGCCGGGTCTCAGGACGGGCGAACATATCGCTTAATTTTGACACGATCAGAATTAACGGCAATACATATCGTTTTGCCGGGATCATTGATTCGGTGACGGCAAGGAACGGCGACAGTATTTCGGTGAATAACGAGGGAGCCGTTCGTGACAGCAGTCAGCCGGCACAAACAGCCACTCGTGCCGGGATAGGCGCGGTTCTTGGAGCGATAATTGGCGCTATCGCCGGTGGCGGGCAGGGTGCCGCGATCGGGGCTGGCGTTGGAGCAGGTACGGGTGCCGGAACGTTACTCATCACAGGCCGTGACAATTTGGATCTCGACTCGGGAACTGTTTTCTCGATCACTTCGACGGCTCCCGCGAGTATGCGTAGCAGTCGCTAAACTAGCAACAAGACCGCAAGACTTGGGACGGGCTAAACAGCTAGTCCCTTTTTTCCCCAGGATCGAACTCAAAAACCCATTTATTGCCATTTGCGTCAAACAGACGTTCATATTATTTTATTGACGTTGCCTTCAATAATAGGGGGGTCTGCTTCACAGGAGGTCGTGTGTGGCTCAATACGCTATTGCGGATCCCAAGGATTCGCTCCAAAATCATCTACTCTCAGCCCTTCCCGATGAAGATTTCGATCGGATAAATTCCAATTTGGAAACAGTTTCGCTCGAGCTTGGCGAGGCTCTTTACGAATCCGGCGACCGGATGACGCACATCTACTTTCCGACGACAGCGATCATATCGCTTCTCTACATAATGGAAAACGGCGGCACGGCAGAAATCGGCATCACCGGCAACAACGGCCTGGTTGGCGTTGCCCTGTTCATGGGTGGCGACACGACGTCTAACCGTGCGGTCGTTCAGAGTGCAGGCAAGGCCGTACGGATGACGGCGGACGCCTTGAGGACTGAATTCAAACTCGGCGGTGTTTTTCAGGACGTATTGCTTCGGTACACCCAGGCCTTGCTCACTCAGATATCACAGACCGCGGTTTGTAATCGGCTTCATACCGTCGAACAACAGCTCTGCAGATGGCTTCTGATCAATCACGATCAATTACCGGCCGACACGCTTGTGATGACGCACGAGCTGATAGCGAATATGCTCGGTGTTCGTCACGAGGGCGTTAGTATCGCTGCGGGAAATCTTCAAAAACTCGGCCTGATCGAATACGCACGCGGCGCGGTCCACATCCTCGACCGCGAAGGCCTTGAGAAAGTTTGCTGTGAATGTTACAAGGTCGTTTCGGATGAATACGACCGCCTGCTAGGGCAATATGTCCGCAAGAATCTTCGCGCTATTAGTTCAAAAAAGCTTGCTGACAAACGCAGTTGAACTGTGTTATTATTTTCGTTGGATCACTCCGATCCGATCAGCACAACCTACCGATCGAAGGGCATCATTCCGTCGCCCTCCATTTTCTCCCGTAAAAATAGTATGGAAAAGCTAAATGATTATCTCCAGCGGCTCTTGTCGTCGTGCAGCGACGAACTCCGCTTGGAACCAAACAAGGCACCGTGCCTTGTAGCGAATGATCAATCGACAGACGTTTCTACGTCGCCGTTGCTCGGAACACAGATCAGCACCATGGTCTTTCCGCTGATCCCAACGGAGATCGTCACTACATTGCCCAGTACGGACGAAGTAGAGTTTGTGCTGCCGCATAATCTGGGGAATTTCAATTTTTCGATCCAAAAATCGCCTGCCGGGTTTGTTGTTACGATCAGGCCGCTGATGGGCGACGCCGAAGGCATCGAGCCGGCTTCGGGATCGTTTGAGGGCCTGCCCGCCGAGCCGCCCGCGTACACGTCGCAGCCTGAGACTGCGCCCGCCGTTGAGACATTTTCCGCGGGTGAGGAGTTCATCGCCGACATTTATGATATCCGTGAGAAGGCCGAGGAATATGTGCCATTGCCTGAGCCTCCTCCATCCTTCGAACAGATATCTTATGAACTGGAGAGCATTTCTGCTGATCATGAGGACGGCAATGTAGACCAGCCCGCGATCCAAACGTTGGACGACCTTCTTGCCGAGGAAGCCCTGACCGCGAGTGAATACACATTCCCGGCAGCTGACGACAAGGTTGACATCGTCTCTGCAAATGACCCCGAGTTTCAAACCGTATTTTCTGACACCTCCGATTACGAACCGCCGGGGAAACGTAGCGACATTTACGCGGAAGAATATGCGCCGCCGGTCTTCGCAGAGCGACTGACCCGGCAGGAATCCTCTGAACCGGCGACGGTTGCAGCCGGGCGAAAAGCGTCCCAGATGGATGAGCTCTTCACAAAGATGGAAGCCCTAGGAGCTTCCGACCTGCATCTTTCTGTTTCAATGCCTCCGATGGTTCGGAAGGATGGAAAGATGAAACCGCTTGAAGATGGACAGCCAGCATTGACCGATGACGCAATGAAGAGCCTGCTGACGTCGATCATGCCGGCGAAAAATCAGGAAGAATTTGCCGTCCGCAACGATACGGATTTCGCCTACGAAATTCCCGGCCTCGCACGTTTTCGCTGCAATGTATTTCGCGACCGCAAGGGCATGGGCGGAGTTTTCCGCATTATCCCGACAAAGATCCTGACCGCCGAGCAACTCGGTCTTTCTAAAGCGATCATGGACCTTTGCTCGCTCTCGAAAGGCCTAGTGGTCGTTACCGGACCGACAGGTTCGGGCAAATCGACCACGCTTTGCGCAATGATCGATTCGATCAATATGAATCGAGAGGACCATATCATCACGATCGAAGATCCGATCGAGTTCGTCCACGATAATCAAAAATGTCTCGTCAATCAGCGCGAGGTCCACAACCACACTGATTCGTTCAAAGACGCGTTGCGGGCTGCACTCCGCGAAGACCCGGACATTCTGCTGGTTGGTGAGATGCGAGACCTTGAGACGATCTCAATTGCGATAGAAACTGCCGAGACAGGTCACCTCGTTTTCGGTACGCTGCATACGACGACCGCGGCATCGACGGTTGACCGCATCATCGATCAGTTCCCCACCGACCGTCAGCAGCAGATACGCGTAATGTTGTCTGAATCACTGAAAGGCGTGATCGCACAGACGCTGCTGCCCAAAAAAGGCGGTGGACGCGTTGCGGCACTCGAAGTTCTCATCGTGACGCCCGCTATCAGCAATTTGATACGTGAGGGGAAGACGTTCCAAATACCATCTGCGATGCAGACAGGCAAGAATCACGGAATGGTCATGCTCAACGATGCTCTTTTCGAACACGTCCAGGCGGGCACGGTAGAACCCCGAGACGCTTACATCAAAGCCGTCGATAAAGCCGGCTTTGAGACAATGCTAACTCGCGGCGGATTCAAGATATAAGACTCGATCCATTCAAATGGCTGACGGCGAATCTTTAAAGTTCCGCCGTCATTTTTTTTGGTGATATTGCCGCGAGGGTTCGGGGTATTCCGTGCGCTATCAAACAGACAGAGATCCGGCGACTTGCTTCAATTGAACTAGCGCATGAAACGTCTGCGATTCGAATATATCGGGAACCAAACAATTCGCGGTCAGTTTTTACAAATTTAGACACAGAAGGAGAAATTTTATGCTTTGGACAATAATCATCATACTTTAAGTTTTATGGGCTTTAGGATTCGGCTTTGGAGGAGCGGCTGTCGGCAACCTCATCCATATTCTTTTGGTCGTTGCTCTCGTCGTAGTGGTTCTTCAGTTGGTGAGGGGACGTCGGGTCTGAAAGCTCGATATATTGCTCTACCATCACGGATCGTCACTCTTGGGTGACGTTCCCTTTTTTTGTGTTCAGGGTGGGATGATGGTCGCGGTTCCCCGACTCTTTCATCACCATCTGCAGCCGCACAAAACCCGTGGCCTCGTTCGCCGATTTGCCTTGTCGTCGATTTAGCATGTCCTCAACACGCAGAACGTAGTGTGTATGCTGCCGCACAGACCCGATAACCGATCTATCTCATAATCAATAGTAGATTCCAAGACCGTCAACTGTTTGACGTGGTCCTTTATATCGACGGTCCAATGGAATTACTAGGAACGGAATTTATAAACCTTGAATCTTTGGAGGATCAATAAAATGAACGTAAACAAAAATTGCAAACATACCGTGGCAAACGGGCATTGCATACCTTATGATCGGCGGCGGCATCGGAGCTGCTCTTGCATTACTATTTGCACCGAAAAGGGGCATCGAGCTGCGTCGCGATATCGCCAATGTGACCCGAAAGGCCTATAACTCAACACTTGAGATGACACAGGATCTGAAGCAGCGATCAGCCGATTTTCTTCACACGGCTAAAGAAAAAGTCGAAAACGTCTACGATCTGGCATCGAACAAGCTCGGACACGCCGCCGAAGTCTCCGAAGATGTCGTCTCCGAAGCGAAAGGATCGGTGACCGACGGTATCGAACGAGTGCAGAAAGAATCTGCCGCGACTCTGAATCAGGCGGCACAGGCGGCAAGTGGAAGAAAAGGCTCGAATATCGTCTAAGCAACTGCAACTGCGGAGCCGCTAGACCGGGAGGTGAACCGGCTCCCACATTATATTCGAGCAAGCCTAAAGAGGAAGGAACTATCATGAGTAATCATATAAGCAAAATAGTATATTTTATGGTGATCACAGCAATGATCACTCTCGGCACCGCGATGCAGGCCTAGGGCCAGCAGCGTGCCTATAACGTGACAGATCGTCAGGTTCGCAATCTACTGAATCAGATAGAAAGCAAAACGAACACGTTCAAGCGTGAGATCGACCGGTCATTGGATCGAAGCATCTTCGATGGCACTAGGTGCGAAGATTCGATCAATCAAATGGTCAGCGATTTTGAAGCTTCGACGAATCGGCTGAGGGCAATTTCTCGTCGAATCGATCGTCAGCAGGTGATGTAAAAGACGTATTGAACCGTGCTGTGCGGATCAATAGCTTTATGCGCAACAACCGAGTGTCACAGCCGGCCCAGAATCATTGGACCCAGATCCGGCAGGATCTGTACACGCTGGCTCAATACTATAGCGTGACATCGACTTGGGACGACAACGTAAATATGCGGGTCGGTCAGGTCGGTTATACGGTTACAGACGCACAGATGCGCACCCTGTTGAACCGCCTGCAATCGCGGACCAACTCGTTCATCCAGAGCTACAACAACTGGAACCGTAATATTCGCAATCGTCAGATGTCCGCATCAAGCAATGTTGAACAGGACATCAATGACTATTCCAGAGCATTGGCCGACCTCAGGATCAATTTCAATGATCGCAATTCGGTCGGCATCGGCGAAGTACTTCGACCGGCAGTGGGTATCAACAGGTTCGTAACTACGAACCGACCCAATAATACCGTTATCAGCCGGTGGACTCTCGTTCGCAATGACCTGGACATGCTGTCCAACTATTACCGGACTGCAATCGACTGGAACAATACGTATAACCCATATCCGGGCAGTACCTACCCGAACGTGAATTACGGCAATTTTGATTCGCAGTTATCGGGAACATATCGTCTGAATATCGGACAGAGCGAGAATGTGAGAACGGTCGTCGATCGTGCGATCATCAGCGCACGATACCCCGCGAACCAGGCCGACCGTATGCGTGCCAATCTGGAACGCCGCCTTGCATCACCTGAGACCCTAACGTTTGAAAAACGCGGTCAGCAGGTAAGAATGGCGACCGCCAATATGCAGTCTGTTGAGTTGACCGCGGATGGTGTAAGACGAACTGAGACGTCGCCCAACGGACGTTCCGTAACGACGACCGTGACGGAAAGGAACGGACAACTTGCGATCGATTATGAAGGCGACCGAATGAACGATTTTCATCTGACATTCACGCCGGTCAACAATACACAGCTCCGCGTCACGCGTCGGATCTATCTCGAAAATAACAATCAGTCGGTTACCGTAGCTAGTGTTTACGACAAAACAAGCCAAAGTCCGCAATGGGGATCAGCATATCCGCCCAATTACAGCGGTTCCGCGTCGGATCAGTACGTTGTAGCCAATAACACGGCCATCACGGCAACATTGAACAACGAAATATCCACACGCTCGGCACGCGATGGCGACCGTTTTTCAATGACTATTACCTCTCCCTTACAATACAGCGGCGCCGTTATCGAGGGCGTTGTTAACGGACAGCGTTCAGGTGGGGTTTCAGGCAGAGCGACCATGGCTCTGGTATTCGAGACCATCAGATTGACTGACGGGCGAAGCTTCGCATTTGCGGGCATTGTCGATCAGGTTCGTGACGTCAATGGTAACTCCATTAACGTTGATAATGAAGGTTCGGTCCGTGATCGAAGCCAGACCACCCAAACAGTGGCACGAGCCGGTGTAGGAGCCGTTATCGGGGCCATCATCGGAGCCATTGCCGGTGGTGGTAGTGGTGCCGCGGTCGGTGCAGGCGTCGGTGCCGGTGCCGGTGCGGGAACGGTCATCTTGCAGGGCCGCGACAATCTGGAGCTCAGACAGGGCACGCAGTTCTTCATAACTGCGGGTGCTCCTGCGAACGTCAGTTCTCGCTAGCTTCATTATCGCCACCACATTTGGCCGGACGTATCCACCTCGGATGCGTCCGGCCTTTGTTGTTTTCATCCCATTACCTTATAGCCCAAGCCAAACTGGCCATTTAGCGAGTAGGAAAACGCGTTGTGTCGAGATCGAAGGCGGAGAATCTCACAGTCATCGCGGGAAATTTCGCGAACGGCGGCGGCGATCAAAGGTCGTGTCAAACGCCTCGAATTCCCAAAACGCATGCCTATATCGCCAGTGGATGCGGTCTGCGGCTACTAGTTCCGATCTAACGCGAAGAACCTGCTTCAGTTAGCTGAGTTGGCACAGGGCTTGCGAACCAAACAGAGTAAAGCTGCTGCCCGTTCGTCCGAACCGCGACAGATATCGGATCTATTTTGGGGGCCGCTTTGGGAGGCTCTTATGACGAAGGATCTCTTAAATCTGACAATTGTGATAGCAATACTGCTCGTGGTCGGCTTAGGCTGCAGCCAACTTCCTATAACCACTACACAGCAAACACAACAGTCGCCGCCGCCCGCCGCAACACCCGCGCAGACGCCTGACGAAGCAAATGAAAAATTGCTGGAGAAGTTGGCCGAACTTGAGAAGAAGATCGACGACCAGCAAAAACAGGCAAAAGCTACGCCCCCGCCCGTGATCCGAACCGCTACGACGGCATGGGTCAATTCTCCTGGCGATGGCTTCTTGGCGCTCCGCAGCGATCCGAGCGCAGATGTCGGCTACCGGATACTACAGATCCCGCACGGCGCTGAGGTTCGAGTTATTAGCTGTCAGGATCGCTCTATCAGGATCGGCGGAAGGTCAGGCCGTTGGTGCCGAGTACGATATGACGGCACAACTGGATGGGCATTCGATGGCTGGCTTGTGTATTGATCAAAAGGCGCGGCTATCTGAGCGAAATATTATTGACGGATAGCGTTCGGCCGGTGGCTCGGTTGAATTCGGCGATGGCCTTATTGAGGTCAGTGCGGGACTGGAGTTCCCGGCCGCGGGCGGAGGCTAGGTCCGATTGACGTTGCAGAACAAGGTAAAAGGTGGTTGTTCCGGCTCGGAATTGACGCTCTTCGCTGGCGTAAAGTTCCTCTGCTGCCTGGCGCGCAATGATCGCCGAATCGAGTCGTGCAGATGCCGATCGCAGTGCCTGCAGAGCGTTTCGCACCTCGGCCTCGATCTGCTGTTCTGCGGCGGCACGCTGTTCAGCGAGGCGTTCGCCCTCGACAAGCGTACGGCCAAGGTTTGCCTTTGCCGTACGGTTCCTGAACGGGATCGAAATAGTAACGCCGACGCGGTATGACGGATAGTCCTGTGCAAGCAGATTGCCCAGCGACGTAAAATATCCGCCAACGAGATTTGGCGGAACACGGCTAAGGCCCGTCGCAGGGTTTATGGCAGCAGGTGTTTCTGTGCCCGAAAGCCCTTGGGCCGTGTAAGAGCCGTTTAGGTCGATCTGTGGTTTTGCCTGATCGCGAAAAAAGCGTTCATCGATCTTGTTTAGATCGGACGCCTTTTCGAACTGTTCGAGTTCCGGACGGTTGCGAAATGCATCGCTCAAGGCGATCTCCAACGCGACCGAAGGAACGCTGCGATCGACCGGGGTCACCGGTGTGAGCGTCTGCCGCCATTCGGGTGACGTACGGTCAGGCAACAACAGCGTTTTAAGCACATTCTCTGCCCTTGTGATATTTTCCTGAGCCGAAAAAACTGCCTGCTCAAATCCCGCAACCTGCGCATTTGAAGCGACAAGTTCGACCGGTGCCAGCACGCCGCGTTCCACCTGACGTCGATTGCTCTCGAATTGTTCCCTAGCCTGACGCAGCGTATCTGTCTGCACCTGCAGATTTCTCAAAGCAAAGGTAAGGTCCCAATATGCCGCTTCGACCGCTGTCACGACGGCGGTCGTCTGAAGACGCAGCTGTATTTCCGAGATCTCAAGATTCTTGCGTGCGACCTCGATCTGTCGGCGGGTTCCGTCGATTCGACGACCGCGAAACAGAGGTTGGTTGTAGCTGAATGTCAGTGAGGCTGGAAATTGCGGGTTGAGAAATGCATTTGTATTGCTAGTTGTCGTACGGGACGAATTATAAAGCAATGAATAATCTCCACCCTGCCAAGGGGAAAGACCAATAATGCCGGCCGATCCGAAAAGCCGTGTTTGAGTGACCGACCCGTTCACGGCGCCGCCGATCAATGACGCTGTCGGGATATTGAGCCGCTCATAATAAGACTCTGCAGCAGCGACGGGATCATAAGCGCCCTTCGCAACCTCGATCTGAAAATTCCCGATGCGGCCGGTTTTTCTGGCTATCTCGATATCATTGTTGTTCTCGAGGGCCATTTCGATGGCACGTTCGAGCGTAAGCGTAATGCCGCTACCATTCTCTATGCCGATGCGGTCCTGCGACGGCATCGGGCGGAGCTGAATATTGGGAACCGGAGCGATCGGCATCGGGTCGGGCGTCGGGGTCGGCTCAGGCGTCACGCTTTGAGCAGCAGCACCCGCAGCGAACAGCCAGAAAAAACCCGCCGCCAATATTGCCGCGTTGCAGGATCGACTACAGAAGGCCGACAATTTTTTGAGGAGACTCATTCTGCGGTAGCTTGTTGGCGACGGAATAACGAAGTGAGTTTCCGGAACGGCCCGGTCAACTTCTTCCATACGGTCGATTCTGCCGCATCGTCGAATAATGAATAGAAAACGGGAACGGCAAGCAGGGTCAGAAGCAGACACATCGACTGGCCACCCACTACAAGAATGCCGATAGAGCGGTTCGTCGCCGCTCCCGCCCCGGTGCCAAGTGTTAGTGGGATCATACCCGCAACAAGTGCCAATGTGGTCATCAAAATTGGGCGCAATCGGTCGCGATTCGCCTGAATAATGGCGTCATAGCGGTTCAATCCGCGCGCTCGCAGAGTATTAGTATGATCGATCTGCAAGATGGCATTCTTTTTCACAATTCCAAACAAGAGCAGGATGCCCAGAGCCGAGAAAATATTCAGCGTTTGGCCGGCGATCGCAGTTGAGAGCAAAGCGAACGGTACCGAAAGCGGCAGCGTCAGCAAAATTGTCACAGGATGGATGAACGACTCGAATTGTGCTGCAAGCACAAGATACATGAAAACGAACGAGAGCAGGAACGCGTACAAGAACGCTTCATAGGCTTTTTGCAGCTCTTTCGATTGCCCCGTAACGCCGGTCACGTACTCCGCCGGCATATTAAGTTCCTTGGCAAATCGGGTCATCATTGCGATCGCGTCCGACTCAGAAGCGTTTGGCGGGAGTCCTGCGGATACCGTCACCTGCCGCTGCCGATTCAACCGATTGATGGTCGACGGTGCAAGCCCCTCGTCTATCTTGATCACTCTTTCGAGGTCGACAGTGCCGCCGTTTGAAGAACCGACCGTAAAGAACCGGAAATTGCTTCGGTCGCGGCGATAAGCCTCCTCTGCTCGAACAATGACGTCATACTGTTTCGAGTTTTCACTGTAAGCGGAAACGATCTGGCCGGCCGACAATATGTTCAAGGCCTGTGCGACATCACCGGCACGAACCCCGAGGTCGGCTGCCCTTTCACGGTCGATCACGACGCGCACCTCAGGGCTGCCAACTTCGATAGATGTGTCCGGATCACGATAGATCGGCACCTGCTTCATCTTCTCAACGATCGCATTCGCGTATTCGGTCAGCTTGACCATGTCAGGCCCGGCAATGTACATGCCGACGCTGGATCCGCCGCGTCCCAAGCCTATACTGCCCGCTATCGAGGAGGATGCCGAAACGCTGACCTGATAATCCTTTGACGAGTATTTTCGGGCGATCTGTCGCGTCTTGTTAATTAGATCTGCCTGCGAGAATTCCCTTTCTTTGACCGGCAGTAGTGCCACATTGATGAATCCGTTGTTCGATCCAGACCCGCGCCCGAATCCGGCAAGAACCAACGTATTTTTCACTCCCGGAACCTCAGCCCGAATATCTCGGGCGATCCGGTCCAGCATAGACTGTGTTGCCGACAACGATGTGCCCTGCGGCCCGCGAAGATTTACCTGAAACAGCGATTCGTCCTCATCGGGAAGAAACGCCATACCGACAAAACGATACAGAGGAACCGTCGAGGCAACCGTCGAGATACATATAAGCACGACCGCCCACCGGAAACGCATCGCTTTGACGAGCAGCCAAGTGTAGCCGCCGTCGATCTTCTGCCAGAACCAACCGCTCTTTGAATCGCCATGAGCCGCCTCAGTTGTTTGCACCTCAGGCTCACCGTCTGCCGAGCGTGCGGCAGGCTTAGCCGCTTGCTTGCGCTTGATCCAGCGTGCGGCAAGCATCGGAGTAAGAGTAAATGAAACGATAAGAGAAACTGCGATAGCAGCGGCCGATGTCAGTCCGAACGAGGACATGAACCGCCCAACAATCCCTGTCATGAATCCGACCGGGATGAAAACCGCCAAAAGCGAAAGCGTCGTCGCCAGCACCGCCAGGCCGATCTCACGCGTACCTTCTATAGCGGCTTGGAACGGGTCCATTCCCTTTTCTTCTACAAATCGATAAATGTTCTCGAGGACGACGATTGCGTCGTCGATCACAATGCCGACCATCAGCGTAAGAGCCAACATCGTCATCTGGTTGAGCGAATAACCCATCGCGGCGATCGCAGCAAATGACGCGATGATAGAGATCGGAATGGCAAGTGCGGCGATGATGGTAGAGCGGAAATTCCAGAGGAAAAAGAAAACGATGATAGCTGCAAATAGCCCGCCGAGCACAAGGTGCTCTTCGATCGCTGTCAGTGAATTCTGGATGAATTCCGACTGATCGCGAATTACAGCTACCTTAAAGTCCGATGGAAGGTTCGGAATGATGGTCGCCATGCGGGACTTAACATTATTGATCACCGCGATGGTGTTGGCTCCGGCCTGTTTGCGGACCCCGACCGAAACTGACGGTGTTCCGTCGAGCGATGCCGCGGAGGACGGCTCGCCGCCGGTCTTTTCTACGCTGCCGATGTCCTTGATCTTGATCGGAAACCCGTTTCGGGTAGCTATGACGATCTCATTGAACTGCTCAACCTCGGTCAGTTTGCTCATCGTGCGGACGCCGAGTGTCCGCCTGCCTTCGATGATATTACCGCCGGGCATTTCTTGATTCTGCGAGCGGATAGCGGCGGAGACCTCAGTTACCGCAAGGTTATAGGCACGCAGACGGTCCGGATTAACATTTACGCGGATCTGTGGGGTTCGGGCTCCCCACATGAAGACCTCACCGACCCCGTCAGCGTTCTCGATACGCTTCTGTATGAGC
This sequence is a window from Acidobacteriota bacterium. Protein-coding genes within it:
- a CDS encoding IS3 family transposase (programmed frameshift), which produces MTRSKFSETQVIGILKQVEGGRTVAEVCREAGISTATYFKWKSKFGGMEASDIRRMRELEEENRQLKRMYAELALDCRVLKDVIEKKPLGAVEKRIVVTHIRAKHLISERRACSLMKLSRTVFHYRKVRANKDTEIEEALARLAGLHPEMGFGKFFAMLRREGKGWNHKRVYRVYCEMKLNKRRKHKRRLPARNPDPLSVPQAANHCWSADFMSDALWDGRRFRTFNVVDDFNREALAIEVDTSLPSQRVTRVLDQISEWRGLPVRLRFDNGPEFTAVAVADWAEKNGVELEFTQPGKPMQNGFIERFNRTYREAVLDMYIFESLSDVRSQTEKWLEIYNHHRPHDSLGGMPPSEYLTKHNTGNVYS
- a CDS encoding Crp/Fnr family transcriptional regulator — encoded protein: MADPKDSLQNHLLSALPDEDFDRINSNLETVSLELGEALYESGDRMTHIYFPTTAIISLLYIMENGGTAEIGITGNNGLVGVALFMGGDTTSNRAVVQSAGKAVRMTADALRTEFKLGGVFQDVLLRYTQALLTQISQTAVCNRLHTVEQQLCRWLLINHDQLPADTLVMTHELIANMLGVRHEGVSIAAGNLQKLGLIEYARGAVHILDREGLEKVCCECYKVVSDEYDRLLGQYVRKNLRAISSKKLADKRS
- a CDS encoding type IV pilus twitching motility protein PilT gives rise to the protein MDELFTKMEALGASDLHLSVSMPPMVRKDGKMKPLEDGQPALTDDAMKSLLTSIMPAKNQEEFAVRNDTDFAYEIPGLARFRCNVFRDRKGMGGVFRIIPTKILTAEQLGLSKAIMDLCSLSKGLVVVTGPTGSGKSTTLCAMIDSINMNREDHIITIEDPIEFVHDNQKCLVNQREVHNHTDSFKDALRAALREDPDILLVGEMRDLETISIAIETAETGHLVFGTLHTTTAASTVDRIIDQFPTDRQQQIRVMLSESLKGVIAQTLLPKKGGGRVAALEVLIVTPAISNLIREGKTFQIPSAMQTGKNHGMVMLNDALFEHVQAGTVEPRDAYIKAVDKAGFETMLTRGGFKI
- a CDS encoding YtxH domain-containing protein, giving the protein MIGGGIGAALALLFAPKRGIELRRDIANVTRKAYNSTLEMTQDLKQRSADFLHTAKEKVENVYDLASNKLGHAAEVSEDVVSEAKGSVTDGIERVQKESAATLNQAAQAASGRKGSNIV
- a CDS encoding SH3 domain-containing protein; protein product: MTKDLLNLTIVIAILLVVGLGCSQLPITTTQQTQQSPPPAATPAQTPDEANEKLLEKLAELEKKIDDQQKQAKATPPPVIRTATTAWVNSPGDGFLALRSDPSADVGYRILQIPHGAEVRVISCQDRSIRIGGRSGRWCRVRYDGTTGWAFDGWLVY
- a CDS encoding TolC family protein, coding for MEEVDRAVPETHFVIPSPTSYRRMSLLKKLSAFCSRSCNAAILAAGFFWLFAAGAAAQSVTPEPTPTPDPMPIAPVPNIQLRPMPSQDRIGIENGSGITLTLERAIEMALENNNDIEIARKTGRIGNFQIEVAKGAYDPVAAAESYYERLNIPTASLIGGAVNGSVTQTRLFGSAGIIGLSPWQGGDYSLLYNSSRTTTSNTNAFLNPQFPASLTFSYNQPLFRGRRIDGTRRQIEVARKNLEISEIQLRLQTTAVVTAVEAAYWDLTFALRNLQVQTDTLRQAREQFESNRRQVERGVLAPVELVASNAQVAGFEQAVFSAQENITRAENVLKTLLLPDRTSPEWRQTLTPVTPVDRSVPSVALEIALSDAFRNRPELEQFEKASDLNKIDERFFRDQAKPQIDLNGSYTAQGLSGTETPAAINPATGLSRVPPNLVGGYFTSLGNLLAQDYPSYRVGVTISIPFRNRTAKANLGRTLVEGERLAEQRAAAEQQIEAEVRNALQALRSASARLDSAIIARQAAEELYASEERQFRAGTTTFYLVLQRQSDLASARGRELQSRTDLNKAIAEFNRATGRTLSVNNISLR